One genomic segment of Natrononativus amylolyticus includes these proteins:
- the pdhA gene encoding pyruvate dehydrogenase (acetyl-transferring) E1 component subunit alpha yields MNRVIGERDLDETPYGDEEAIALYRDVVRTRRFDERALALQRRGWMSGYPPYKGQEASQVGAAHALAGDDWLVPTYRSNAMQIAFGVPMSDILLFRRGYAEYTSGHDLNVFPQAVPIATQIPHAAGIGMAANYADDDAAVCCYFGDGATSEGDFHEGLNFAGVFEAPVVFFCENNDWAISLPREKQTASDTIAQKAEAYGFSGTQVDGNDPLAVRETVSEALESAREGEPVLVESLTYRQGAHTTSDDPSRYREERDDLPEWRTADPLERYETYLREQGLLDDELAETIEAEADDELAEAVDTAEEAPAPERDEIFDHVYAERTPRLEEQKAWLESFTEEHDVQELEH; encoded by the coding sequence ATGAACCGAGTTATCGGGGAGCGCGACCTCGACGAGACGCCGTACGGCGACGAGGAGGCGATCGCGCTCTATCGCGACGTGGTCCGGACGCGCCGATTCGACGAGCGCGCGCTCGCATTACAGCGCCGGGGCTGGATGAGCGGCTACCCGCCGTACAAGGGTCAGGAGGCCTCGCAGGTGGGCGCTGCCCACGCGCTGGCCGGCGACGACTGGCTCGTGCCGACCTACCGCTCGAACGCGATGCAGATCGCCTTCGGGGTGCCGATGAGCGACATCCTGCTGTTCCGCCGGGGCTACGCGGAGTACACCTCCGGCCACGACCTGAACGTCTTCCCGCAGGCGGTGCCGATCGCGACCCAGATCCCCCACGCCGCGGGGATCGGGATGGCCGCGAACTACGCGGACGACGACGCCGCGGTCTGCTGTTACTTCGGCGACGGCGCGACCAGCGAGGGCGACTTCCACGAGGGGCTCAACTTCGCCGGCGTCTTCGAGGCGCCGGTCGTCTTCTTCTGTGAGAACAACGACTGGGCCATCTCGCTGCCACGGGAGAAACAGACCGCGAGCGACACCATCGCCCAGAAGGCCGAGGCCTACGGTTTCTCGGGCACGCAGGTCGACGGCAACGACCCACTCGCTGTCCGCGAAACGGTCTCCGAGGCGCTCGAGTCCGCCCGCGAGGGCGAACCGGTCCTCGTCGAGAGCCTGACCTACCGTCAGGGCGCCCACACGACGAGCGACGACCCCTCCCGCTACCGCGAGGAGCGCGACGACCTCCCGGAGTGGCGCACCGCCGATCCGCTCGAGCGCTACGAAACGTACCTCCGCGAGCAGGGCCTCCTCGACGACGAACTCGCCGAGACGATCGAGGCGGAGGCCGACGACGAACTCGCGGAGGCGGTCGACACCGCCGAGGAGGCGCCAGCCCCCGAACGCGACGAAATCTTCGATCACGTCTACGCCGAGCGGACCCCCCGACTCGAGGAACAGAAGGCGTGGCTCGAGTCGTTCACCGAAGAACACGACGTCCAGGAACTCGAGCACTGA
- the tmk gene encoding dTMP kinase produces MLVTLEGLDGSGKTTVWEALHDVYPEAVFTSEPTSGETGSWYGEAVYRSIADDDADPLAELFLYTADHADHLSRLIEPALERGDLVISDRYSDSRYAYQGASLEGRIVRPMEYVVGVHRAFSTDPDLTIYLDVDPETAAARAGQTNKFEHEAYLSAVQANYERLIRGEPDRFVRVDATRPPEDVLERVESVLANVLEE; encoded by the coding sequence ATGCTCGTTACGCTCGAGGGACTGGACGGCAGCGGCAAGACGACGGTCTGGGAGGCGCTCCATGACGTCTACCCCGAGGCGGTGTTCACCTCCGAACCGACCTCGGGCGAGACCGGCTCCTGGTACGGCGAGGCCGTCTACCGCTCGATCGCCGACGACGACGCCGACCCGCTCGCCGAGCTGTTTCTGTACACCGCAGACCACGCCGACCACCTCTCGCGGCTGATCGAACCAGCCCTCGAGCGCGGCGACCTCGTGATCTCGGATCGGTACTCCGACTCCCGGTACGCCTACCAGGGGGCGAGCCTCGAGGGGAGGATCGTCCGTCCGATGGAGTACGTCGTCGGCGTCCACCGCGCGTTCTCGACCGATCCGGATCTCACGATCTACCTCGACGTCGACCCCGAGACCGCGGCCGCCCGCGCGGGCCAGACCAACAAGTTCGAACACGAGGCGTACCTCTCTGCGGTCCAGGCCAATTACGAGCGGCTGATCCGGGGTGAGCCCGATCGGTTCGTCCGCGTCGACGCGACCCGCCCGCCGGAGGACGTCCTGGAACGGGTCGAATCGGTGCTCGCGAACGTCCTCGAGGAGTGA
- a CDS encoding complex I NDUFA9 subunit family protein: MRILVAGGSGFIGTNLTAELVDRGHEVTVLSRSPESDDLPDGVSTAMGDATAYDSIADSVAGHDVVVNLVSLSPLFQPSGDRSHEDVHLGGTENLVRAAEEGDVPRFVQMSGLGVDPNGPTEFLRAKGKAEEVVRESDRAWTIFRPSVVFGDGAEFIEFTKLVTTPYVTGLPAGGETRFQPIWVGDLVPMLADALEDDEHVGETYELGGPDVLSLADVTELAYEAEGKSVAIVPVPMPLAKLGLTVAGPIPFVPFGPDQARSLKVDNVVSRNDIAAFGRSESDLKTLREYLGLETRATSDPPRETA, from the coding sequence ATGCGAATCCTCGTCGCAGGCGGCAGCGGCTTCATCGGCACGAACCTGACCGCGGAACTGGTCGACCGCGGTCACGAGGTAACCGTGCTCTCGCGCAGCCCCGAGAGCGACGACCTCCCGGACGGGGTGTCGACGGCGATGGGCGACGCCACCGCCTACGACTCCATCGCCGACTCCGTGGCCGGACACGACGTCGTCGTCAACCTCGTTTCGCTCTCGCCGCTGTTTCAGCCCTCGGGTGACAGGAGCCACGAGGACGTCCACCTCGGGGGAACCGAGAACCTCGTCAGAGCCGCCGAGGAAGGAGACGTCCCGCGGTTCGTCCAGATGAGCGGCCTCGGCGTCGATCCGAACGGGCCGACCGAGTTCCTCCGGGCGAAGGGGAAAGCCGAGGAGGTCGTCCGGGAGTCGGACCGCGCGTGGACGATCTTCCGGCCCTCGGTCGTCTTCGGCGACGGCGCCGAGTTCATCGAGTTCACGAAACTGGTGACGACGCCGTACGTCACGGGGCTCCCCGCCGGGGGGGAGACGCGGTTTCAGCCGATCTGGGTCGGCGATCTGGTTCCGATGCTGGCCGACGCGCTCGAGGACGACGAACACGTCGGGGAGACCTACGAACTCGGCGGCCCCGACGTGCTGTCGCTCGCGGACGTGACGGAACTCGCGTACGAAGCCGAGGGGAAGTCGGTCGCAATCGTCCCGGTGCCGATGCCGCTGGCGAAACTCGGGCTCACCGTCGCCGGGCCGATCCCGTTCGTCCCGTTCGGTCCGGATCAGGCGCGCTCGCTGAAGGTGGACAACGTCGTCAGCCGGAACGACATCGCCGCGTTCGGCCGGTCAGAGAGCGATCTGAAGACCCTCCGGGAGTACCTCGGCCTCGAGACGCGGGCGACCAGCGACCCCCCGCGCGAGACCGCGTAG
- a CDS encoding tubulin/FtsZ family protein: protein MKLAMIGFGQAGGKIVDRFLEYDDRTDGGIVRAAIAVNTAKADLIGLENIPQENRVLIGQARVKGHGVGADNELGAEVAEEDIDEVQNAVDAIPTHEVDAFLVCAGMGGGTGSGGAPVLAKHLKRIYTIPVYGLGVLPGTDEGGIYTLNAARSFQTFVREVDNLLVFDNDSWRQTGESVEGGYDQINEEIVRRFGILFGAGEVGEGQDVAESVVDSSEIINTLSGGGVSTVGYASEDVELTGGGGGLLARFTGGTGNGPEDGLDAANTTNRITSLVRKAALGRLTLPCEIDGTERALLVLAGPNEYLNRKGIERGRKWLEEETGSMEVRGGDYPLDDPEVSAAILLSGVTNVPRIKRLQQVAIEAQENMEDIQAESQQNLETLVEDEEDELEPLF from the coding sequence ATGAAGCTGGCGATGATCGGATTCGGACAGGCCGGTGGGAAAATCGTCGATCGATTCCTCGAGTACGACGATCGAACGGACGGCGGGATCGTCCGCGCGGCGATCGCCGTCAACACCGCGAAGGCGGATCTCATCGGTCTCGAGAACATTCCACAGGAGAATCGCGTGCTCATCGGCCAGGCCCGGGTAAAGGGCCACGGCGTGGGCGCAGACAACGAACTCGGCGCGGAAGTCGCCGAGGAAGACATCGACGAGGTGCAGAACGCGGTCGACGCGATCCCGACCCACGAGGTCGACGCGTTCCTCGTCTGTGCGGGCATGGGCGGCGGCACCGGCAGCGGTGGCGCACCCGTCCTCGCGAAACACCTCAAACGGATCTATACCATCCCCGTCTACGGGCTGGGCGTCCTGCCCGGCACGGACGAGGGCGGTATCTACACCCTCAACGCGGCACGGTCGTTCCAGACGTTCGTCCGCGAGGTGGACAACCTGCTGGTCTTCGACAACGACTCCTGGCGACAGACCGGCGAGTCCGTCGAGGGCGGCTACGACCAGATCAACGAGGAGATCGTCCGCCGCTTCGGCATCCTCTTCGGCGCCGGCGAGGTCGGCGAGGGACAGGACGTCGCCGAGAGCGTCGTCGACTCCTCGGAGATCATCAACACGCTCTCCGGCGGCGGCGTCTCGACGGTCGGCTACGCGAGCGAGGACGTCGAACTCACCGGCGGCGGCGGTGGGCTGCTGGCGCGCTTTACCGGCGGCACCGGAAACGGCCCGGAGGACGGCCTCGACGCCGCGAACACGACCAACCGCATCACGAGTCTCGTCCGCAAGGCCGCGCTCGGCCGGCTCACGCTCCCCTGTGAGATCGACGGCACCGAGCGGGCGCTGCTCGTCCTCGCGGGCCCCAACGAGTACCTGAACCGGAAAGGTATCGAGCGCGGGCGCAAGTGGCTCGAGGAGGAGACCGGCTCGATGGAGGTCCGGGGCGGCGACTACCCGCTCGACGATCCGGAAGTCTCCGCGGCCATCCTGCTGTCGGGCGTGACGAACGTCCCGCGGATCAAGCGCCTCCAGCAGGTCGCGATCGAGGCACAGGAGAACATGGAGGACATCCAGGCCGAGAGCCAGCAGAACCTCGAGACGCTCGTCGAGGACGAAGAGGACGAACTCGAGCCGCTGTTCTAG
- the cofC gene encoding 2-phospho-L-lactate guanylyltransferase has product MQVVVPFAVDAPKTRLAPVLSPAERERFARAMLEDVLTAIDDTRGEPTVLSTAPVDLEADVRVDERPLSEAVNGVLEAATGPVAVVMADLALATSDALEALFAADGEVVVAPGRGGGTNALVVRHPEFRVDYHGASYLDHRAVADGIGARLETVDSFRLATDVDEPADLVEVVLHGGSRSRAFLEEAGFRLETTGGRVGVSRTETARVDDPGPK; this is encoded by the coding sequence ATGCAGGTCGTCGTCCCGTTCGCCGTCGACGCACCGAAGACGCGACTCGCGCCGGTGCTCTCGCCGGCCGAACGCGAGCGGTTCGCCCGAGCGATGCTCGAGGACGTGCTGACGGCGATCGACGACACCCGCGGAGAGCCGACGGTGCTTTCGACTGCGCCGGTCGATCTCGAGGCCGACGTCCGCGTCGACGAGCGACCGCTGAGCGAGGCCGTCAACGGTGTCCTCGAGGCCGCGACGGGCCCCGTCGCGGTCGTGATGGCGGACCTCGCGCTGGCGACGAGCGACGCGCTCGAGGCGCTGTTCGCCGCCGACGGCGAGGTCGTCGTCGCACCCGGTCGCGGCGGCGGAACGAACGCCCTCGTCGTCCGCCACCCCGAGTTCCGGGTGGACTACCACGGCGCGTCGTACCTCGACCACCGGGCGGTCGCCGACGGGATCGGGGCGCGCCTCGAGACGGTCGACTCCTTCCGGCTCGCGACCGACGTCGACGAACCGGCGGATCTCGTCGAGGTGGTGCTCCACGGCGGAAGTCGCTCGCGGGCGTTCCTCGAGGAGGCGGGATTTCGCCTCGAGACGACCGGCGGTCGCGTCGGCGTCTCCCGGACGGAAACCGCGCGCGTCGACGACCCCGGGCCGAAGTGA
- the cofG gene encoding 7,8-didemethyl-8-hydroxy-5-deazariboflavin synthase subunit CofG, with amino-acid sequence MIPGAAEYGVDVPIDPDERERLLSVTPEDVSPAPALSFARNVFVPLTTACRYTCTYCTYFDPPGEASLLSLEEVREICRTGAEAGCTEALFTFGDDPDDRYTEIYEQLSEWGHDSIHTYLRAACEVAIEEGLLPHANPGDQTREQMAEVADLNASMGVMLESTAAVDAHAGPRRKEPGQRLRTIETAGELDVAFTTGILVGIGESWADRAESLLAIRELHERYDHIQEVIVQPVVDNERWSGGTPSLETMRRVTAMARVALPEEVSVQVPPNLAPARQLVDCGIDDLGGVSPVTDDHINPDYAWPALRELEAIAEEAGVPLCERLPVYERFLPADLRPDGFDGVPAEGAAGGDREWISPRVRAALEADDGSGRRYRAVLAGRHG; translated from the coding sequence ATGATCCCCGGCGCGGCCGAGTACGGCGTCGACGTCCCGATCGATCCCGACGAGCGCGAGCGGCTGCTCTCGGTGACGCCGGAGGACGTCTCCCCCGCGCCGGCGCTCAGCTTCGCTCGCAACGTCTTCGTTCCGCTGACGACCGCCTGCCGGTACACCTGCACCTACTGTACGTACTTCGACCCGCCCGGCGAGGCGTCGCTGCTCTCCCTCGAGGAGGTTCGCGAGATCTGTCGAACCGGCGCCGAAGCCGGCTGTACGGAGGCCCTCTTTACGTTCGGCGACGACCCGGACGACCGCTACACCGAAATCTACGAGCAGCTTTCGGAGTGGGGCCACGACTCGATCCACACCTATCTCCGGGCGGCCTGCGAGGTCGCCATAGAGGAGGGGCTGCTCCCCCACGCGAATCCCGGCGACCAGACCCGCGAGCAGATGGCAGAAGTGGCCGACCTGAACGCCAGCATGGGCGTGATGCTCGAGTCCACGGCGGCAGTCGACGCCCACGCCGGCCCTCGGCGCAAGGAGCCGGGCCAGCGCCTGCGAACCATCGAAACCGCGGGCGAACTGGACGTCGCGTTCACGACCGGCATCCTCGTCGGAATCGGCGAGAGCTGGGCCGACCGGGCGGAGAGCCTGCTCGCGATCCGCGAGCTGCACGAACGCTACGACCACATCCAGGAGGTGATCGTCCAGCCGGTCGTCGACAACGAGCGGTGGTCCGGCGGCACCCCGAGCCTCGAGACGATGCGGCGGGTGACGGCGATGGCCCGCGTCGCCCTCCCCGAAGAGGTCTCGGTGCAAGTGCCGCCGAACCTCGCGCCCGCCCGACAGCTGGTCGACTGCGGCATCGACGATCTGGGCGGCGTCTCCCCGGTGACGGACGACCACATCAACCCCGACTACGCCTGGCCGGCGCTGCGCGAACTCGAGGCGATCGCCGAGGAAGCCGGCGTCCCGCTCTGCGAGCGCCTGCCCGTCTACGAGCGGTTCCTCCCGGCCGACCTGCGCCCGGACGGGTTCGACGGCGTTCCCGCGGAGGGCGCGGCCGGCGGCGACCGCGAGTGGATCTCCCCGCGCGTTCGGGCGGCGCTCGAGGCCGACGACGGGAGCGGGCGGCGCTACCGGGCGGTTCTCGCCGGGCGACACGGCTGA
- a CDS encoding DUF7344 domain-containing protein produces the protein MDGANWERIFGALASEHRRRLLLSLLERDPQDDRVTSGVGPSAREHHERTRLALAHAHLPALEDAGYVTWHREHGEITAGPNFAEIQPTLETLVETQKSYSD, from the coding sequence ATGGACGGAGCGAACTGGGAGCGGATCTTCGGCGCGCTCGCGAGCGAACACCGGCGACGGCTCCTGCTCTCGCTGCTGGAACGGGACCCACAGGACGACCGCGTTACTTCCGGTGTCGGTCCGTCAGCGCGCGAGCACCACGAACGAACGCGACTGGCGCTCGCACACGCTCACCTGCCGGCGCTCGAGGACGCGGGCTACGTCACCTGGCACCGCGAGCACGGGGAGATCACCGCGGGGCCGAACTTCGCGGAGATCCAGCCGACCCTCGAGACGCTCGTGGAGACCCAGAAATCGTACTCGGACTGA
- a CDS encoding M48 family metallopeptidase — MLTVHLVFLVLFVGTTAFFTGLSLLNLRYGAAMLEREREWVEDRLDLEDTDRVVAYQRAKTRLGAVQTWATVALFLLVLYSGALAAVGEGLEALGYGPVPTGVAFFVGVTVALQLFSVPFDLYDTFVLEERFDFNEQTPGLFAKDLVLGTVISATFVVALAGGVLWFIAAAPTYWPVAALALYAAFSLVMLVVYPRVIAPLFNDFEHVESGELRAAVERVFDRAGFSCDGIYVMDASRRSSHSNAYFVGFGRTKRVVLFDTLVEQMELPEIEAVLAHELAHWKRGHIWKGFGAGLVRVGAILVILWYLLSAPWLYEMFALPETAYLGLAVGALWIQPLAKLSRPLENRLSLAHEREADAFATDVMGDGEPLIDGLCRLTSENLSNPFPHPWYATFHYTHPPIPDRIRYIQNLREDRAGETSPPGASGAD; from the coding sequence ATGCTCACCGTCCACCTCGTCTTTCTCGTCCTGTTCGTCGGAACGACGGCGTTTTTCACCGGTCTCTCCCTGTTGAACCTCCGATACGGGGCGGCGATGCTCGAGCGCGAACGCGAGTGGGTCGAGGATCGCCTCGACCTCGAGGATACCGACCGGGTCGTCGCCTACCAGCGCGCGAAGACCCGGCTGGGAGCGGTCCAGACCTGGGCCACCGTCGCGCTGTTCCTCCTCGTTCTCTACTCCGGCGCGCTCGCGGCCGTCGGGGAGGGCCTCGAGGCGCTCGGCTACGGGCCTGTCCCTACGGGCGTCGCCTTCTTCGTCGGGGTGACCGTTGCACTCCAGCTGTTCTCGGTGCCGTTCGACCTCTACGATACGTTCGTCCTCGAGGAGCGGTTCGACTTCAACGAACAAACGCCGGGGCTGTTCGCGAAGGACCTCGTTCTGGGAACGGTCATCTCGGCGACGTTCGTCGTCGCGCTCGCGGGTGGGGTGCTCTGGTTCATCGCGGCCGCCCCGACGTACTGGCCAGTCGCGGCGCTCGCGCTGTACGCCGCCTTCTCGCTCGTCATGCTCGTCGTCTATCCGCGGGTGATCGCCCCGCTGTTCAACGACTTCGAGCACGTCGAGTCGGGCGAGTTGCGGGCGGCCGTCGAGCGGGTGTTCGACCGCGCCGGGTTCTCCTGTGACGGCATCTACGTGATGGACGCGAGCAGACGCTCCTCGCACTCGAACGCCTACTTCGTCGGCTTCGGGCGCACCAAGCGCGTGGTGCTGTTCGACACCCTCGTCGAGCAGATGGAGTTGCCCGAAATCGAGGCCGTCCTGGCGCACGAACTCGCCCACTGGAAGCGCGGCCACATCTGGAAGGGGTTCGGCGCGGGGCTGGTGCGCGTCGGCGCGATTCTCGTGATCCTCTGGTACCTGCTGTCGGCGCCGTGGCTGTACGAGATGTTCGCTCTGCCGGAAACCGCCTACCTCGGCCTCGCCGTCGGCGCGCTGTGGATTCAGCCGCTCGCGAAGCTCTCGCGACCGCTCGAGAACAGACTCTCGCTGGCCCACGAGCGAGAAGCCGACGCCTTCGCGACGGACGTGATGGGCGACGGCGAGCCCCTGATCGACGGCCTCTGTCGCCTGACGAGCGAGAACCTCTCGAACCCGTTTCCCCACCCCTGGTACGCGACGTTTCACTACACGCACCCGCCGATTCCGGACCGGATCCGCTACATCCAGAACCTGCGCGAGGACCGGGCGGGCGAGACGTCGCCGCCGGGCGCAAGCGGCGCGGACTGA
- the cofH gene encoding 7,8-didemethyl-8-hydroxy-5-deazariboflavin synthase subunit CofH yields the protein MDRPVTDDDLAFAHAPETDQPFENALEKARAGERLSVEDAVALLTTGSDVEGIDRRRKERVLETADRRRAEVVGEEVTFVANLNNNVTTACNVGCLFCNFKDAAHTFEEGYEADPGVEAAGFTKTPAESREIVSDAVARGIYEVTSVSGLHPGFALDAEHLEILRAHEEPKAVNFVPPERYAVDPGTYVEQLEAMAVDGVHVHSMTPEEAYHARRGTDWSYEEVYSRLQDAGLDTVPGTAAEILVDEVRDVICPGKIDTQGWLEAMEAAADVGLGLTATIMYGHVENERHRAMHLARVRDLQERVDGAITEFVPLSFIHQNTPLYEHDVVSGGASQAEDELLIAVSRLFLDNVEHVQSSWVKYGDAGGLKMLNCGADDYMGTILSEEITTRAGGEHGEFRSFAEYVEMITSIGRIPVERSTDYEQRRVIDPDDPPFGPRLGPKADGTPLLESGARATADD from the coding sequence ATGGACCGACCGGTGACCGACGACGACCTCGCCTTCGCGCACGCCCCCGAGACCGACCAGCCGTTCGAGAACGCCCTCGAGAAAGCGCGGGCAGGCGAGCGACTTTCCGTCGAGGACGCCGTCGCCCTGCTGACGACGGGAAGCGACGTCGAGGGGATCGACCGGCGACGCAAGGAGCGGGTGCTCGAGACCGCGGACCGTCGCCGCGCCGAGGTCGTCGGCGAGGAGGTCACCTTCGTCGCCAACCTCAACAACAACGTCACGACCGCCTGCAACGTCGGCTGTCTGTTCTGTAACTTCAAGGACGCGGCCCACACCTTCGAGGAGGGGTACGAGGCCGACCCCGGCGTCGAGGCGGCCGGGTTCACGAAGACGCCCGCCGAATCCCGAGAGATCGTCAGCGACGCCGTCGCCCGCGGCATCTACGAGGTCACGTCGGTCTCCGGACTCCACCCCGGCTTCGCACTCGACGCCGAACACCTCGAGATCCTTCGCGCACACGAGGAGCCGAAGGCGGTCAACTTCGTCCCGCCCGAACGGTACGCAGTCGATCCCGGCACCTACGTCGAGCAGCTCGAGGCGATGGCGGTCGACGGCGTCCACGTCCACTCGATGACCCCCGAGGAGGCCTACCACGCCCGGCGGGGGACCGACTGGTCCTACGAGGAGGTCTACAGCCGCCTCCAGGACGCGGGACTCGACACCGTTCCCGGCACGGCAGCCGAAATCCTCGTCGACGAGGTGCGAGACGTGATCTGTCCCGGCAAGATCGACACGCAGGGGTGGCTCGAGGCGATGGAGGCCGCCGCCGACGTCGGCCTCGGGCTGACCGCGACGATCATGTACGGCCACGTCGAGAACGAGCGCCACCGGGCGATGCACTTAGCGCGAGTGCGCGACCTCCAGGAGCGCGTCGACGGCGCAATCACGGAGTTCGTCCCGCTCTCCTTTATCCACCAGAACACCCCGCTTTACGAACACGACGTGGTCTCGGGCGGGGCGAGCCAGGCCGAAGACGAGCTGCTGATCGCCGTCTCGAGGCTCTTCCTCGACAACGTCGAGCACGTCCAGTCCTCGTGGGTCAAGTACGGCGACGCGGGCGGCCTGAAGATGCTCAACTGCGGGGCCGACGACTACATGGGGACGATCCTCTCCGAGGAGATCACGACCCGCGCGGGCGGCGAGCACGGCGAGTTCCGCTCCTTTGCGGAGTACGTCGAGATGATCACCTCGATCGGCCGGATTCCGGTCGAGCGCTCGACTGACTACGAGCAACGGCGCGTGATCGACCCCGACGACCCGCCGTTCGGGCCGCGACTGGGACCGAAAGCCGACGGGACGCCGCTGCTCGAGTCAGGGGCGCGGGCGACGGCGGACGACTGA
- a CDS encoding phosphoribosylaminoimidazolesuccinocarboxamide synthase, producing the protein MTSVKEFRIEEEATADALGRGSFVFTDDYSVFDWGKMPDQIPDKGASLCTMGAFNFELLEAAGIPTHYRGIVENGETLALGEASRPPWEMAIDLTQVPDLPNEGRTYDYEAYHEAAGENYLVPLEVIFRNRVPVGSSLRRRTEPADHGLDAETWPEGVVELEEPIVEFSTKYEEGDRYLAREEADEIAGRASVDDLEALAREVNDVITDQASATDLVHEDGKIECLYYGAAAAADGERASGPASGELRVADVVGTFDENRFSYEGTQLSKEVLRQYHKRTQPQWVQAVKAAKAEAKQEDVANWKQLCDVKPEPLDDRVLTTARNMYCAGTNAYTGREFFDAPPLSSAIGSVSGL; encoded by the coding sequence GTGACGAGCGTCAAGGAGTTCCGGATCGAGGAGGAGGCGACGGCCGACGCACTCGGGCGCGGCTCGTTCGTCTTCACCGACGACTACTCGGTGTTCGACTGGGGGAAGATGCCCGACCAGATCCCCGACAAGGGCGCGAGTCTCTGTACGATGGGCGCGTTCAACTTCGAACTGCTCGAGGCAGCCGGCATCCCGACGCACTACCGCGGTATCGTCGAGAACGGCGAGACGCTCGCTCTCGGGGAGGCGTCGCGACCGCCCTGGGAGATGGCGATCGACCTCACGCAGGTGCCCGACCTGCCCAACGAGGGGCGCACCTACGACTACGAGGCCTACCACGAGGCGGCGGGTGAGAACTACCTCGTTCCGCTCGAAGTGATCTTCCGCAACCGGGTCCCCGTCGGCTCGAGTCTGCGCCGCCGGACGGAGCCGGCCGACCACGGCCTCGACGCCGAGACGTGGCCCGAGGGGGTCGTCGAACTCGAGGAGCCGATCGTCGAGTTCTCCACGAAGTACGAGGAGGGCGACCGCTACCTCGCCCGCGAGGAGGCCGACGAGATCGCCGGCCGCGCCTCGGTCGACGATCTCGAGGCCCTCGCCCGCGAGGTCAACGACGTGATCACCGACCAGGCCTCGGCGACGGACCTGGTCCACGAGGACGGCAAGATCGAGTGTCTGTACTACGGGGCGGCTGCCGCCGCCGACGGCGAGCGGGCCAGCGGGCCCGCGAGCGGCGAACTCCGCGTCGCCGACGTCGTCGGCACGTTCGACGAGAACCGCTTCAGCTACGAGGGCACCCAGCTCTCGAAGGAGGTGCTCCGCCAGTACCACAAGCGCACCCAGCCCCAGTGGGTCCAGGCGGTCAAAGCCGCGAAGGCCGAAGCGAAGCAGGAGGACGTCGCGAACTGGAAACAGCTCTGTGACGTCAAGCCGGAACCGCTCGACGACCGGGTGCTCACGACCGCCCGGAACATGTACTGCGCCGGAACGAACGCCTACACCGGCCGGGAGTTCTTCGACGCGCCGCCGCTCTCGAGTGCGATCGGTTCGGTCAGCGGCCTCTAG
- a CDS encoding formyltetrahydrofolate deformylase, which translates to MTTDLTEITVIGDDDTGLVARVTTLLFERGVNIEDIDQAVRDDVFRMYLAVDTAGMVCTEATLRRDLEALGDDLGQDVQVRFPADRETQQIAVLVTRESHCLEALFEAWANDRLGADIGVVIGNHDDLRPLAEHYDVPFHDVGTDRGVQNEDELLALLAEYDADLIVLARYMRILGPNVVFRYEDRIINIHPSLLPAFPGAEAYRQALEEGVRVAGVTAHYVTTDLDQGPVITQRAFDVPDDADLEAIKRRGQPLEAEALLEAVRLHLNGDVSVHRGRTTVRDDGDDYQLGLPAEIESVAPDRPVDGIGTAVADEPGR; encoded by the coding sequence ATGACGACCGATCTGACCGAAATCACGGTCATCGGAGACGACGACACCGGACTCGTCGCCAGGGTGACGACGCTGCTGTTCGAGCGCGGGGTCAACATCGAGGACATCGACCAGGCGGTTCGCGACGACGTGTTCCGGATGTACCTCGCGGTGGACACCGCCGGAATGGTCTGTACCGAGGCGACGCTCCGGCGCGACCTCGAGGCCCTCGGCGACGACCTCGGCCAGGACGTCCAGGTCCGCTTTCCGGCCGACCGGGAGACTCAGCAGATCGCCGTCCTCGTCACCAGGGAGAGTCACTGCCTCGAGGCGCTGTTCGAGGCCTGGGCGAACGACCGGCTGGGCGCCGACATCGGGGTCGTCATCGGCAACCACGACGACCTCCGGCCGCTGGCCGAACACTACGACGTCCCGTTTCACGACGTCGGCACCGACCGCGGCGTCCAGAACGAGGACGAACTGCTCGCGTTGCTGGCGGAGTACGACGCCGACCTGATCGTCCTCGCGCGCTACATGCGGATCCTCGGCCCCAACGTCGTCTTCCGGTACGAGGATCGCATCATCAACATCCACCCCTCCTTGCTTCCGGCGTTCCCCGGCGCCGAGGCCTACCGCCAGGCGCTCGAGGAGGGCGTCCGCGTCGCGGGGGTCACCGCCCACTACGTGACGACGGACCTCGACCAGGGGCCGGTGATCACCCAGCGGGCGTTCGACGTCCCCGACGACGCCGACCTCGAGGCGATCAAGCGGCGCGGCCAGCCCCTCGAGGCCGAGGCGCTGCTCGAGGCGGTGCGCCTCCACTTGAACGGCGACGTCTCGGTCCACCGGGGGCGGACGACGGTCCGCGACGACGGCGACGACTACCAGCTCGGTCTGCCCGCGGAGATCGAATCGGTGGCGCCCGACCGTCCGGTCGACGGGATCGGAACCGCGGTCGCCGACGAACCCGGGCGCTGA